Proteins encoded by one window of Esox lucius isolate fEsoLuc1 chromosome 4, fEsoLuc1.pri, whole genome shotgun sequence:
- the LOC117594411 gene encoding uncharacterized protein LOC117594411 isoform X1, producing MAISALEIRYVLLEWTEGEDRGAHSILALDCVRNFSVKTFLERTEKNEKLVEWRKGRQPWPVHRARIIDVNLKKLSKLNCVGSRWRKKSHSKQNIPNSKYRDQGQTEKASKKRVDNKKRCPSKYNHEEEEEKEEEEDEARHDRPSKNKRASEEEERIGDEEDIVPPSKKKTAAEFRKHLDEQMWERRKLDQMQRNLQELRNEVHSLKNENARLKDIIINQIPQMKSDIAIIAQKKTGRTPVEDLDSSFSTFGEMQPTPERRQSPEDTEPFKESPMVTERFRETPQTAATAETSAKTQMEVIKGSGVFCQAEAWKAARLAPSATAMVRNLLLGTFDLETLLKSNLNGGKPTRGDGDQLVALDQIKKAAIIATLLGYCAVRCYIEEVAGSQPRADRHIYQFKAHGAEKINKINSFFFLFSFLSCFCSCSI from the exons ATGGCGATATCAGCGTTGGAGATCCGCTATGTCCTACTTGAATGGACTGAGGGTGAGGATAGAGGGGCCCATAGTATTTTGGCTCTCGACTGTGTCCGGaatttttcagtaaaaacatttcttgaaaGGACTGAAAAAAACGAGAAGCTGGTGGAATGGCGAAAAGGCCGCCAACCCTGGCCGGTGCACCGAGCAAGAATTATTGACGTG AATTTGAAAAAACTCTCCAAATTAAACTGCGTGGGatcgagatggagaaagaagtcacacagcaaacaaaacatCCCAAACTCAAAGTACCGTGATCAGGGGCAGACTGAGAAGGCTTCAAAGAAAAGG gTTGACAATAAAAAGAGATGTCCTTCTAAATACAaccacgaggaggaggaggagaaggaggaggaggaggatgaggcgcGTCATGACAGGCCTTCAAAGAACAAG cggGCCAGCGAAGAGGAGGAGCGTAttggggatgaagaggacatagTACCACCCTCTAAGAAAAAG ACAGCTGCTGAATTTAGAAAACACCTGGATGAACAGatgtgggagagaaggaaacttgaccaaatgcaaagaaatttGCAGGAGTTGAGAAATGAAGTCCATtctcttaaaaatgaaaatgcacgtCTGAAAGACATTATCATCAATC AAATCcctcaaatgaaaagtgacatcgCCATTATTGCTCAAAAG AAGACTGGAAGGACTCCTGTGGAGGATCTAGATTCCTCCTTCTCGACTTTTGGAGAAATGCAACCG actccagagaggagacagagcccAGAGGACACCGAGCCCTTTAAAGAGAGTCCCATGGTGACTGAGCGCTTTCGAGAGAcaccacag ACTGCAGCAACAGCTGAGACCTCAgcgaaaacacag atggAAGTTATAAAGGGCTCTGGGGTGTTTTGCCAGGCAGAAGCGTGGAAAGCAGCCCGCCTTGCCCCCTCTGCTACTGCCATGGTGCGGAATCTCCTGCTGGGCACCTTTGATTTGGAGACTTTGCTGAAAAGCAACCTGAATg GTGGGAAGCCAACCAGAGGGGATGGGGACCAGCTGGTCGCACTTGACCAAATTAAAAAGGCAGCCATTATTG CCACATTGCTGGGGTATTGCGCTGTAAG ATGCTACATTGAAGAAGTGGCCGGCAGCCAGCCGAGGGCAGATAGGCACATCTATCAATTCAAAGCTCACGGAGCTGAGAAGATCAACaagataaatagttttttttttctattcagttttttgtcttgtttttgttcttgttctaTTTGA
- the LOC117594411 gene encoding cancer-related regulator of actin dynamics homolog isoform X4, whose amino-acid sequence MLDLVTLSMIRQTFAVHDNILILLHQNLKKLSKLNCVGSRWRKKSHSKQNIPNSKYRDQGQTEKASKKRVDNKKRCPSKYNHEEEEEKEEEEDEARHDRPSKNKRASEEEERIGDEEDIVPPSKKKTAAEFRKHLDEQMWERRKLDQMQRNLQELRNEVHSLKNENARLKDIIINQIPQMKSDIAIIAQKKTGRTPVEDLDSSFSTFGEMQPTPERRQSPEDTEPFKESPMVTERFRETPQTAATAETSAKTQMEVIKGSGVFCQAEAWKAARLAPSATAMVRNLLLGTFDLETLLKSNLNGGKPTRGDGDQLVALDQIKKAAIIATLLGYCAVRCYIEEVAGSQPRADRHIYQFKAHGAEKINKINSFFFLFSFLSCFCSCSI is encoded by the exons ATGTTAGATTTGGTAACGTTAAGCATGATTAGACAAACGTTTGCAGttcatgataacattttaattttattgcaccAGAATTTGAAAAAACTCTCCAAATTAAACTGCGTGGGatcgagatggagaaagaagtcacacagcaaacaaaacatCCCAAACTCAAAGTACCGTGATCAGGGGCAGACTGAGAAGGCTTCAAAGAAAAGG gTTGACAATAAAAAGAGATGTCCTTCTAAATACAaccacgaggaggaggaggagaaggaggaggaggaggatgaggcgcGTCATGACAGGCCTTCAAAGAACAAG cggGCCAGCGAAGAGGAGGAGCGTAttggggatgaagaggacatagTACCACCCTCTAAGAAAAAG ACAGCTGCTGAATTTAGAAAACACCTGGATGAACAGatgtgggagagaaggaaacttgaccaaatgcaaagaaatttGCAGGAGTTGAGAAATGAAGTCCATtctcttaaaaatgaaaatgcacgtCTGAAAGACATTATCATCAATC AAATCcctcaaatgaaaagtgacatcgCCATTATTGCTCAAAAG AAGACTGGAAGGACTCCTGTGGAGGATCTAGATTCCTCCTTCTCGACTTTTGGAGAAATGCAACCG actccagagaggagacagagcccAGAGGACACCGAGCCCTTTAAAGAGAGTCCCATGGTGACTGAGCGCTTTCGAGAGAcaccacag ACTGCAGCAACAGCTGAGACCTCAgcgaaaacacag atggAAGTTATAAAGGGCTCTGGGGTGTTTTGCCAGGCAGAAGCGTGGAAAGCAGCCCGCCTTGCCCCCTCTGCTACTGCCATGGTGCGGAATCTCCTGCTGGGCACCTTTGATTTGGAGACTTTGCTGAAAAGCAACCTGAATg GTGGGAAGCCAACCAGAGGGGATGGGGACCAGCTGGTCGCACTTGACCAAATTAAAAAGGCAGCCATTATTG CCACATTGCTGGGGTATTGCGCTGTAAG ATGCTACATTGAAGAAGTGGCCGGCAGCCAGCCGAGGGCAGATAGGCACATCTATCAATTCAAAGCTCACGGAGCTGAGAAGATCAACaagataaatagttttttttttctattcagttttttgtcttgtttttgttcttgttctaTTTGA
- the LOC117594411 gene encoding uncharacterized protein LOC117594411 isoform X2: protein MAISALEIRYVLLEWTEGEDRGAHSILALDCVRNFSVKTFLERTEKNEKLVEWRKGRQPWPVHRARIIDVNLKKLSKLNCVGSRWRKKSHSKQNIPNSKYRDQGQTEKASKKRVDNKKRCPSKYNHEEEEEKEEEEDEARHDRPSKNKRASEEEERIGDEEDIVPPSKKKTAAEFRKHLDEQMWERRKLDQMQRNLQELRNEVHSLKNENARLKDIIINQIPQMKSDIAIIAQKTGRTPVEDLDSSFSTFGEMQPTPERRQSPEDTEPFKESPMVTERFRETPQTAATAETSAKTQMEVIKGSGVFCQAEAWKAARLAPSATAMVRNLLLGTFDLETLLKSNLNGGKPTRGDGDQLVALDQIKKAAIIATLLGYCAVRCYIEEVAGSQPRADRHIYQFKAHGAEKINKINSFFFLFSFLSCFCSCSI, encoded by the exons ATGGCGATATCAGCGTTGGAGATCCGCTATGTCCTACTTGAATGGACTGAGGGTGAGGATAGAGGGGCCCATAGTATTTTGGCTCTCGACTGTGTCCGGaatttttcagtaaaaacatttcttgaaaGGACTGAAAAAAACGAGAAGCTGGTGGAATGGCGAAAAGGCCGCCAACCCTGGCCGGTGCACCGAGCAAGAATTATTGACGTG AATTTGAAAAAACTCTCCAAATTAAACTGCGTGGGatcgagatggagaaagaagtcacacagcaaacaaaacatCCCAAACTCAAAGTACCGTGATCAGGGGCAGACTGAGAAGGCTTCAAAGAAAAGG gTTGACAATAAAAAGAGATGTCCTTCTAAATACAaccacgaggaggaggaggagaaggaggaggaggaggatgaggcgcGTCATGACAGGCCTTCAAAGAACAAG cggGCCAGCGAAGAGGAGGAGCGTAttggggatgaagaggacatagTACCACCCTCTAAGAAAAAG ACAGCTGCTGAATTTAGAAAACACCTGGATGAACAGatgtgggagagaaggaaacttgaccaaatgcaaagaaatttGCAGGAGTTGAGAAATGAAGTCCATtctcttaaaaatgaaaatgcacgtCTGAAAGACATTATCATCAATC AAATCcctcaaatgaaaagtgacatcgCCATTATTGCTCAAAAG ACTGGAAGGACTCCTGTGGAGGATCTAGATTCCTCCTTCTCGACTTTTGGAGAAATGCAACCG actccagagaggagacagagcccAGAGGACACCGAGCCCTTTAAAGAGAGTCCCATGGTGACTGAGCGCTTTCGAGAGAcaccacag ACTGCAGCAACAGCTGAGACCTCAgcgaaaacacag atggAAGTTATAAAGGGCTCTGGGGTGTTTTGCCAGGCAGAAGCGTGGAAAGCAGCCCGCCTTGCCCCCTCTGCTACTGCCATGGTGCGGAATCTCCTGCTGGGCACCTTTGATTTGGAGACTTTGCTGAAAAGCAACCTGAATg GTGGGAAGCCAACCAGAGGGGATGGGGACCAGCTGGTCGCACTTGACCAAATTAAAAAGGCAGCCATTATTG CCACATTGCTGGGGTATTGCGCTGTAAG ATGCTACATTGAAGAAGTGGCCGGCAGCCAGCCGAGGGCAGATAGGCACATCTATCAATTCAAAGCTCACGGAGCTGAGAAGATCAACaagataaatagttttttttttctattcagttttttgtcttgtttttgttcttgttctaTTTGA
- the LOC117594411 gene encoding cancer-related regulator of actin dynamics homolog isoform X3 — protein MAISALEIRYVLLEWTEGEDRGAHSILALDCVRNFSVKTFLERTEKNEKLVEWRKGRQPWPVHRARIIDVNLKKLSKLNCVGSRWRKKSHSKQNIPNSKYRDQGQTEKASKKRVDNKKRCPSKYNHEEEEEKEEEEDEARHDRPSKNKRASEEEERIGDEEDIVPPSKKKTAAEFRKHLDEQMWERRKLDQMQRNLQELRNEVHSLKNENARLKDIIINQIPQMKSDIAIIAQKKTGRTPVEDLDSSFSTFGEMQPTPERRQSPEDTEPFKESPMVTERFRETPQTAATAETSAKTQMEVIKGSGVFCQAEAWKAARLAPSATAMVRNLLLGTFDLETLLKSNLNGGKPTRGDGDQLVALDQIKKAAIIDATLKKWPAASRGQIGTSINSKLTELRRSTR, from the exons ATGGCGATATCAGCGTTGGAGATCCGCTATGTCCTACTTGAATGGACTGAGGGTGAGGATAGAGGGGCCCATAGTATTTTGGCTCTCGACTGTGTCCGGaatttttcagtaaaaacatttcttgaaaGGACTGAAAAAAACGAGAAGCTGGTGGAATGGCGAAAAGGCCGCCAACCCTGGCCGGTGCACCGAGCAAGAATTATTGACGTG AATTTGAAAAAACTCTCCAAATTAAACTGCGTGGGatcgagatggagaaagaagtcacacagcaaacaaaacatCCCAAACTCAAAGTACCGTGATCAGGGGCAGACTGAGAAGGCTTCAAAGAAAAGG gTTGACAATAAAAAGAGATGTCCTTCTAAATACAaccacgaggaggaggaggagaaggaggaggaggaggatgaggcgcGTCATGACAGGCCTTCAAAGAACAAG cggGCCAGCGAAGAGGAGGAGCGTAttggggatgaagaggacatagTACCACCCTCTAAGAAAAAG ACAGCTGCTGAATTTAGAAAACACCTGGATGAACAGatgtgggagagaaggaaacttgaccaaatgcaaagaaatttGCAGGAGTTGAGAAATGAAGTCCATtctcttaaaaatgaaaatgcacgtCTGAAAGACATTATCATCAATC AAATCcctcaaatgaaaagtgacatcgCCATTATTGCTCAAAAG AAGACTGGAAGGACTCCTGTGGAGGATCTAGATTCCTCCTTCTCGACTTTTGGAGAAATGCAACCG actccagagaggagacagagcccAGAGGACACCGAGCCCTTTAAAGAGAGTCCCATGGTGACTGAGCGCTTTCGAGAGAcaccacag ACTGCAGCAACAGCTGAGACCTCAgcgaaaacacag atggAAGTTATAAAGGGCTCTGGGGTGTTTTGCCAGGCAGAAGCGTGGAAAGCAGCCCGCCTTGCCCCCTCTGCTACTGCCATGGTGCGGAATCTCCTGCTGGGCACCTTTGATTTGGAGACTTTGCTGAAAAGCAACCTGAATg GTGGGAAGCCAACCAGAGGGGATGGGGACCAGCTGGTCGCACTTGACCAAATTAAAAAGGCAGCCATTATTG ATGCTACATTGAAGAAGTGGCCGGCAGCCAGCCGAGGGCAGATAGGCACATCTATCAATTCAAAGCTCACGGAGCTGAGAAGATCAACaagataa